Genomic DNA from bacterium:
TACATCTGCTATCCGTCTCGATGTATCAATGGATGCACATCGATCGTGCAACTGAGCCGCTCCCTTGGAAGGCTCGACGTGGCCCATGATCTCTTCAAGCCGTTCTATAAGCAGATGTGGGTTGAAATGTCGCTCGCAATATGCCCTGCCGTTGATGCCCATCGCTTGCCGCTCAGCGGGATCCATCCTATAGAACTCAAGAACGCAGTTTGCAAGAACCTCCGGCTGTTCAGCTGGACAGGTCAGGCCAGCTTGAGCTGCATTGACAATGCGAGCACCCTCGCCATCGATCCCGGCAAGCACAGGCTTCCCACAGGCCAGATAGGCCTGGATCTTCGCCGGAATCGTCAATGCAAAGATAGGATCCTTTCGCAGAGTTACCAGCATGACATCAGCCAATGCAAAATATCGCGGCATCACACTGGGCTGCCGACGCCCAAGCAAGTGTACGGTCTCTTCAAGCACCCTTCTTTGGACTTCTGCTTTGACCCATGCGAATTGACGACCGTCGCCGACAATAACCCAGTGGATGCCCCTATGGCCCTTGAGCAGTTCGGCCGCGGCGAGAATCGTCTCAAAATCCTGAGCTGCGCCGATATTGCCCGCAAACATCACGCAAAATCCTTTCGGAAATTCCATTCGTTCAGGGGCTTCTGCATCCAGCACCGTCGGCACATAGAGGGCCTCAGCATTGTTCGGGTAGTATTCAATCTTGCGCGGATCAGCACCGAGACGCTCTATCGGCGCCCGGAAGGCCTCGGACTGCACGAGGATGCGATCACAGCGACTGTAGATGAACCGCACTAGACGGCTCACAAGGTTCAGGATGAAGGCGGAGTTGATGGCGCCGGTTGCAGAAATACTTTCCGGCCACAGGTCCTGCACCCAGAATATGACGGGGATCTTCCGCAACCATTTGAGCAGAAGTGCCGGCAGGCAGACGGTGACCGGCGACGGTTCATAGACAAATATGACGTCGTAGCGGTCACGGCATAGCCAGGGACCAAGAAGACAGGCAGACACCACAAACGAAAGGTAGTTGAGGACCAGGCGGATTGTCCGCCCCCTGCCACGTGTGATCAGCGGCACCCGATGGATCTTGATATTACGATAGATCTGTTCTTTTTGACCAAAACGTCCATACCCTTCAAACCGTCTACCGCTAGG
This window encodes:
- a CDS encoding glycosyltransferase family 4 protein encodes the protein MKILIVSQYFWPETFCISELAASLKERGHEVEVLTGVPNYPSGRRFEGYGRFGQKEQIYRNIKIHRVPLITRGRGRTIRLVLNYLSFVVSACLLGPWLCRDRYDVIFVYEPSPVTVCLPALLLKWLRKIPVIFWVQDLWPESISATGAINSAFILNLVSRLVRFIYSRCDRILVQSEAFRAPIERLGADPRKIEYYPNNAEALYVPTVLDAEAPERMEFPKGFCVMFAGNIGAAQDFETILAAAELLKGHRGIHWVIVGDGRQFAWVKAEVQRRVLEETVHLLGRRQPSVMPRYFALADVMLVTLRKDPIFALTIPAKIQAYLACGKPVLAGIDGEGARIVNAAQAGLTCPAEQPEVLANCVLEFYRMDPAERQAMGINGRAYCERHFNPHLLIERLEEIMGHVEPSKGAAQLHDRCASIDTSRRIADVGETE